ACGCGGATCTCGAGGCCGGTGACGGCGAGCACGGCGGACGTCGCTTTCTCTCAGGGGAAGGTGGTCGGCCCGGGAATGCGGGCCAGCCGTCGAGTCTAGCCCGCCCGCGCGGCCCCGGCCGACGCAGGCTGCTCGGCGAAGTACCGGTGACGGTGGAGACGGCACCCCGGGTTGAAGACCGCGGCGCAGCAGGGGCAGGCGTCCGCCGCCAGATAGCGCTCGATCGACATCGGGGATCCGCAGGCGCCGCAGAGGATCGCCTCCGCGTCGAACCGATCGGGCGGCCACAGCTGCGCCTCGTGCCCGGCGACAGCGTCATGGCATTCCCGACACGGATGCAGCCGCTCGCAGCATGGCAGGGCGAGCGCCACGACATCCCACGGCTGATGCCAGTGGACGCAGCGCGTCTCCAGGTCGACCGGGAGGCCGTGGACCTCGTGCCCGCCGACCCGCACCGAGTCCTCCGCCGAGCCGTCGGTCAGCGCGCGGGGCATCCGGGACTCCGAGCGGGGGTCAGATCGAGAAGCCGATCGCGCGCATCATGTCGCGACCGTCGTCGGTGATCCGCTCGGGGCCCCACGGCGGCATCCACACCCAGTTGATGCGGAAGCGCTCGACGATGCCGTCGAGCGCCTGCCCGATCTGCTCCTCGATGACATCCGTCAGCGGGCAGCCGGCGGAGGTGAGCGTCATCGAGATGATGAGCGCATCGTTCTCCTCGTCCCAGGCCAGGTCGTAGACGAGTCCGAGATCGACGATGTTGACCCCGAGCTCGGGGTCGATGACATCCTTCAGCCCCTCCTCGACCTTGTCGAAGAGCGCGGGCTCGAGTGCGGTGGGCATGGAGGCCTCCTTGCGGCCAGCTTAGGCGGCTCGGCTCAGGCTCGCGCGGCGAGGTAGCGGTCGTAGCCCTCGTCCTCGAGGCGGTCGGCGAGCTCGGCGCCGCCCTCCTCCGCGACCTTGCCGTCGACGAAGACGTGGACGAAGTCCGGCTTGATGTAGCGGAGGATGCGCGTGTAGTGGGTGATGAGCAGGATGCCCATGTCGGACTCCGCGTGCGCGCGGTTGACGCCCTCCGAGACGATCTTCAGCGCGTCGACGTCGAGGCCGGAGTCGGTCTCGTCGAGCACCGCGAACTTGGGCTTCAGCAGCTCGAGCTGGAGGATCTCGTGGCGCTTCTTCTCGCCGCCCGAGAAGCCCTCGTTGACGTTGCGCGCCGAGAAGGAGGAGTCCATGCGGAGCTTCTCCATCGACTCGTTGACGGTCTTCGCCCAGCCGCGGATCGCCGGCGCCTCGCCGTCGACGGCGGTCTTCGCGGTGCGGAGGAAGTTCGCGACCGTGACGCCGGGGATCTCGACCGGGTACTGCATCGCGAGGAAGAGCCCCGCGCGAGCGCGCTCGTCGACGCTCATCTCGAGGACGTCCTCGCCGTCGAGCGTGATCGTGCCGCCGTCGACGTTGTAGCGCGGGTGCCCCGCGATCGTGTACGCGAGGGTCGACTTGCCGGAGCCGTTCGGGCCCATGACCGCGTGGATCTCGCCCTGCTTGATCGTGAGGTCGACCCCCTTGAGGATCGGCTTCGTGCCCTGGTCGGTCTCGATCGAGACCTGGAGGTCGCGGACTTCGAGTGTCGCCATGTTCGTTCTTCTCTCCTGCGCCGTCAGACGGCGAGCTTGGTGCTGGGGTCGATGTACACGTCGCCGTCGCGGATCTCGACCGCGAAGACGGGGACCGGCTCGTAGGCCGGGAGGGTGAGGGGCTTGCCGGTCGTCAGCTCGAACTTCGAGCCGTGCGCCCAGCACTCGAGCGTGTCGTCCTCGACGAAGCCCTCGCTCAGCGAGATGTCGCCGTGCGTGCAGACGTCGCCGATCGCGTGGACGGCGCCCGCCGAGTCGATGACGACCGCGATCGCGACGCCGTCGAGCACGACGCGCTGCGCGGTGCCCACACCGAGCTCCGCGACGGCGCAGGCGCGCTGCGCCGTCATCGCGCCGCCTCGAGCTCGGCGACGAGGGCCGCCTGGAGGCGCGTCTCGAGCTCGGGCTCGCCGATCTGCTGCACGACCTCGCTGAGGAAGCCGAGCACGACGAGGCGACGCGCCTCCGCCTCCTCGATCCCGCGGGCCTGCAGGTAGAAGAGCTGCTCGTCGTCGAAGCGGCCGGTCGCGCTCGCGTGCCCGGCGCCCGCGATGTCGCCCGTCTCGATCTCGAGGTTCGGGATGCTGTCGGCGCGCGTCCCGTCCGAGAGGACGAGGTTGCGGTTCTGCTCGTAGCTGTCGGTGCCGGTCGCCTCGCGGCCGATGAGCACGTCGCCGATCCAGACGCTGCGCGCGCCCGCGCCGTTGAGCGCCCCCTTGTACGTCACGCGGCTCTTCGAGTGCGGCGCGTCGTGGAAGACGTAGACCTGCTGCTCGAGGTGCTGGCCGGCGTCCGAGAAGTACAGGCCGAGCATCTCGGCATCCGCGCCGTCCTCGGCGAGGTGCGCCGAGGGGTTCACGCGGACCACCGAGCCGCCGAGGGAGACGACGATGTGCTTGAGGCGCGCGTCCCGGCCGATGCGGGCGAAGTGGCTCGCGAGGTGGATCGCGTCGTCATCCCAGCCCTGGACGCTCACGAGGGTGAGCTGCGCGCCCTCGCCGACCACGATCTCCACGTTCTCGACGAGCTTCGCGGGGCCGCGGCTGTCGAGGACGACGAGGCCGGAGCTGTGCGGCGCCGCCTCGACGAGGACGTGCGCGCCGCGCGCGCGCGCATCGAGTGCGGCGCGGCTGATCGAGACGGGCTGCGTCTCGCCCTCGACGCGGATGCGGAGCGCCCGCTCGAAGCTCGACCAGGCGTTCGCGCTCGCGCGGTCCTCCGGGAGGCCGGCGGCGCCGATCCCCTCGGCGTCGCGCGCGACCCACTCGATCGACACGCCCTCGACCTCGGGGGCCTCGAACGCGTAGGCGGAGCCGTCGAGCTCGCCGTCGATGAGGTCGCGCAGGCGGTCGACGGGCGAGAGCTTCCAGTCGACCTCGCGGCCGGTGACCGCGGGGAACTCGGCGTGGACGGCGGAGCGGAAGCGCTCCGAGCGCGTCTGGACGGGCACACGGCGCGCCGCGCCATCCCATCCTCCGTCGCTGTGCGCCTTCGCGCCGTGCTGTTCGGGAGTGACGAGCGTCATGACTAGCCGACGGATCCTTCCATGCTCATCTCGATGAGCTTGTTGAGCTCGAGTGCGTACTCCATGGGGAGCTCGCGGGCGATCGGCTCGATGAAGCCGCGGACGATCATCGCCATCGCCTCGTCCTCCTCCATGCCGCGCGACATGAGGTAGAAGAGCTGCTCCTCGCTCACGCGGGAGACGGTCGCCTCGTGGCCGAGCTGGACGTCGTCCACCCGGATGTCGATCGCGGGGTACGTGTCGGAGCGGGAGATCGTGTCGACGAGGAGCGCGTCGCAGCGCACCGTGTTCGCCGCGTGGTGCGCGTTCGCATCCACGCGGACCTCGCCGCGGTAGCCCGCACGGCCGCCGCCGCGCGCGATCGACTTCGAGACGATCGAGGACGTCGTGTGCGGCGCCATGTGGATCATCTTCGCGCCGGCGTCCTGGTGCTGGCCGGGGCCCGCGAAGGCCACCGACAGGGTCTCCCCCTTCGCGTGCTCGCCCATGAGGAAGATCGAGGGGTACTTCATCGTCACCTTGGAGCCGATGTTGCCGTCGATCCACTCCATGGTGGCGCCCTCGTGCGCGACCGCGCGCTTCGTGACGAGGTTGTAGACGTTGTTCGACCAGTTCTGGATGGTCGTGTAGCGGACGCGGGCGCCCTTCTTCACGACGATCTCGACGACGGCCGAGTGCAGCGAGTCCGACTTGTAGATCGGGGCCGTGCAGCCCTCGATGTAGTGGACGTAGCTGTCCTCGTCGGCGATGATCAGGGTCCGCTCGAACTGGCCCATGTTCTCCGTGTTGATGCGGAAGTAGGCCTGCAGCGGGATCTCGACGTGCACGCCCTTCGGGACGTAGACGAAGGAGCCGCCCGACCACACGGCCGTGTTGAGCGCCGCGAACTTGTTGTCGCCCGAGGGGATGACGGTGCCGAAGTACTCCTCGAAGAACTCGGGGTGCTCCTTGAGCGCCGTGTCGGTGTCCATGAAGATGACGCCCTGCGCCTCCAGCTCCTCCTGGATCTGGTGGTAGACGACCTCGGACTCGTACTGCGCGGCGACGCCCGCGACCAGTCGCGCGCGCTCCGCCTCGGGGATGCCGAGCCGGTCGTAGGTGTTCCGGATGTCCTCCGGGAGGTCCTCCCACGACTGCGCCTGCTTCTCCGTCGAGCGGACGAAGTACTTGATGTTGTCGAAGTCGATGCCCGACAGATCGGCGCCCCAGGTCGGCATGGGCTTCATGCCGAAGAGCTTGTACGCCTTGAGGCGGCGCTGGAGCATCCACTCCGGCTCGCCCTTCTTCTGCGAGATGTCGGCGACGACCTCCTCGCTGATGCCGCGCCGGGCGGAGGCGCCGGCGGAATCCGAGTCGGCCCAGCCGAACTCGTACTGGCCGAGGCCCTCGAGCTCGGGTCGGTCGATGAGCACATCTGACATGCGTTGCCTCTTCTCCTGCCGAGTCGAGCTGTCCTGCTCGTATCGGCATCCGTCGGGATGGTCGCCGTCGTCTCCGGGCGCCGGGCTCTCGTTCCCGGCTGCGGGCGCACGCCGGGGCGGGCGCGCCGCGGGCGACGTCGCTCCTCAACCCGACGAGTCTACAGGGCCGCGCGCGTCCTGGCCGGGCACACCGGGTGCCGGCATCGGCGCGTCCTCCCCGTCCTGATGCACAGGAACACGCTCGTAGAATGGCGGTGCCCGCCGATCGCGGGAGCCCCATCCAGGAAGCAGGAGCACGCCGGTGCCCGGAACCTCTGCGCCCGCTGCCGGCGCTCTCCTCGCAGCGCTGCCCGCCGGCGTCGCCGACCGCCGCGTCCGCGCCCTCGCCTGGGCCTCGCTCGTCTCCCAGACGGTGATCGTCGGCACGGGCGGACTCGTGCGGCTCACCGCCTCGGGCCTCGGCTGCCCGACCTGGCCGCGCTGCACCGAGGAGAGCTACGTGTCGACGCCCGAGATGGGCATCCACGGGATCATCGAGTTCGGGAACCGCCTGCTCACCTTCGCGCTCATCCTCATCGCGCTCGCGGCCTTCATCTCGATCCTGCGATTCCGCCGGGAGCGGCGCGACCTCTTCGCGCTGACCCTCGCGCTCGGCCTCGGCATCCCGGGGCAGGGCGTCATCGGCGGCATCACGGTCCTCACGAACCTCAACCCCTACGTCGTCGGCCTGCACTTCGTGCTCTCGATCGGGCTGGTCTGCCTCGCGACCGTCCTCGTGTACCGCGTGCACCTCGTCGACCCGGCCGTGCCGCGCGCGCTCGCCGTGCCGCGGCCCTTCGCCGGCGCGGTCCACGCGCTGTCCGGCATCGTGCTCGTCACGATCCTCGTCGGCATCCTCACGACCGGGTCCGGCCCGCACGCGGGCGACCACGGCGCCGCGCGCAACGGCCTCGACCCCGAGCTGCTGCAGCACATCCACAGCTGGCCCGCCTACGCGATGCTCGCGCTGACGGTCGTGCTCGTCGGGATCGCCGTGCTCCGCGGGATCACGGCCCCTCGCCGCTTCCTCGTGGCGCTGCTGGCGGCGCAGCTCGTCCAGGTCGCGGTCGGGCTCATCCAGGCGCGACTCGGCCTCCCGCCCTTCCTCGTCGGCGTGCACATGGTGCTCGCCTGCGTGCTCGCCTCGCTCACGACCGCCTCGGTGCTCTCGCTCAAGCGCTGATCGCCGGCGCTCCCGGCACCTCCGGGAGGGGTTCCCGTCGCGCGGCGGCGTGTCAGCGCATCCGGGCCGGCGCGTCGCCCCGATCCCCTCCCGGGGGATAAGAGGCGGCGTCCGGTCCGCGACGCCGCTCGGCTCGCCCGATCAGAACGGGATCGGCAGATGCACCAGCGGGTCGATGCCGACCGAGATGAAGACGAGCGTGAGATACGTGATGCTGGCGTGGAAGACCCGCATCGGCTTGACCTCCTCGTCGCCGCGGATCGCCCGCGCGTAAAGGCGGTGCGACTCGACGACGAACCAGACGCCCGAGCCGGCCGCCGCGATCGCGTAGACGAGCCCCATCTGCCCGACCGGGATGAGGAGGAGCGAG
The Homoserinibacter sp. YIM 151385 DNA segment above includes these coding regions:
- the sufD gene encoding Fe-S cluster assembly protein SufD; the encoded protein is MTLVTPEQHGAKAHSDGGWDGAARRVPVQTRSERFRSAVHAEFPAVTGREVDWKLSPVDRLRDLIDGELDGSAYAFEAPEVEGVSIEWVARDAEGIGAAGLPEDRASANAWSSFERALRIRVEGETQPVSISRAALDARARGAHVLVEAAPHSSGLVVLDSRGPAKLVENVEIVVGEGAQLTLVSVQGWDDDAIHLASHFARIGRDARLKHIVVSLGGSVVRVNPSAHLAEDGADAEMLGLYFSDAGQHLEQQVYVFHDAPHSKSRVTYKGALNGAGARSVWIGDVLIGREATGTDSYEQNRNLVLSDGTRADSIPNLEIETGDIAGAGHASATGRFDDEQLFYLQARGIEEAEARRLVVLGFLSEVVQQIGEPELETRLQAALVAELEAAR
- a CDS encoding metal-sulfur cluster assembly factor gives rise to the protein MPTALEPALFDKVEEGLKDVIDPELGVNIVDLGLVYDLAWDEENDALIISMTLTSAGCPLTDVIEEQIGQALDGIVERFRINWVWMPPWGPERITDDGRDMMRAIGFSI
- the sufC gene encoding Fe-S cluster assembly ATPase SufC, encoding MATLEVRDLQVSIETDQGTKPILKGVDLTIKQGEIHAVMGPNGSGKSTLAYTIAGHPRYNVDGGTITLDGEDVLEMSVDERARAGLFLAMQYPVEIPGVTVANFLRTAKTAVDGEAPAIRGWAKTVNESMEKLRMDSSFSARNVNEGFSGGEKKRHEILQLELLKPKFAVLDETDSGLDVDALKIVSEGVNRAHAESDMGILLITHYTRILRYIKPDFVHVFVDGKVAEEGGAELADRLEDEGYDRYLAARA
- the sufB gene encoding Fe-S cluster assembly protein SufB, whose protein sequence is MSDVLIDRPELEGLGQYEFGWADSDSAGASARRGISEEVVADISQKKGEPEWMLQRRLKAYKLFGMKPMPTWGADLSGIDFDNIKYFVRSTEKQAQSWEDLPEDIRNTYDRLGIPEAERARLVAGVAAQYESEVVYHQIQEELEAQGVIFMDTDTALKEHPEFFEEYFGTVIPSGDNKFAALNTAVWSGGSFVYVPKGVHVEIPLQAYFRINTENMGQFERTLIIADEDSYVHYIEGCTAPIYKSDSLHSAVVEIVVKKGARVRYTTIQNWSNNVYNLVTKRAVAHEGATMEWIDGNIGSKVTMKYPSIFLMGEHAKGETLSVAFAGPGQHQDAGAKMIHMAPHTTSSIVSKSIARGGGRAGYRGEVRVDANAHHAANTVRCDALLVDTISRSDTYPAIDIRVDDVQLGHEATVSRVSEEQLFYLMSRGMEEDEAMAMIVRGFIEPIARELPMEYALELNKLIEMSMEGSVG
- a CDS encoding COX15/CtaA family protein; amino-acid sequence: MPGTSAPAAGALLAALPAGVADRRVRALAWASLVSQTVIVGTGGLVRLTASGLGCPTWPRCTEESYVSTPEMGIHGIIEFGNRLLTFALILIALAAFISILRFRRERRDLFALTLALGLGIPGQGVIGGITVLTNLNPYVVGLHFVLSIGLVCLATVLVYRVHLVDPAVPRALAVPRPFAGAVHALSGIVLVTILVGILTTGSGPHAGDHGAARNGLDPELLQHIHSWPAYAMLALTVVLVGIAVLRGITAPRRFLVALLAAQLVQVAVGLIQARLGLPPFLVGVHMVLACVLASLTTASVLSLKR
- a CDS encoding non-heme iron oxygenase ferredoxin subunit: MTAQRACAVAELGVGTAQRVVLDGVAIAVVIDSAGAVHAIGDVCTHGDISLSEGFVEDDTLECWAHGSKFELTTGKPLTLPAYEPVPVFAVEIRDGDVYIDPSTKLAV
- a CDS encoding CHY zinc finger protein, whose protein sequence is MPRALTDGSAEDSVRVGGHEVHGLPVDLETRCVHWHQPWDVVALALPCCERLHPCRECHDAVAGHEAQLWPPDRFDAEAILCGACGSPMSIERYLAADACPCCAAVFNPGCRLHRHRYFAEQPASAGAARAG